A DNA window from Abyssisolibacter fermentans contains the following coding sequences:
- the rpsC gene encoding 30S ribosomal protein S3, which translates to MGQKVNPHGLRVGVIRDWDSRWYAKKKDFADLLIEDHKIRTYVKKKLFLSGIAKTEIERSAKRVKLNIFTAKPGMVIGKGGSGVEQLRKDIEKMTGKKVSLNVEEIKIPEVNAQLVAENIASQLERRVSFRRAMKQSIQRSMRAGAKGIKTSVSGRLGGADMARTEGYSEGNIPLQTLRADIGYGFTEANTTYGKIGVKVWIYKGEVLPTKGEQTGKKVKK; encoded by the coding sequence TCAAAAAGTTAATCCGCATGGGTTAAGAGTTGGAGTGATAAGAGACTGGGATTCAAGATGGTATGCTAAGAAAAAAGATTTTGCAGACCTTCTAATTGAAGACCATAAAATAAGAACTTATGTAAAGAAAAAATTATTTTTGTCAGGAATAGCAAAAACTGAAATAGAGAGATCTGCAAAAAGAGTTAAATTAAATATCTTCACTGCTAAACCTGGAATGGTTATTGGAAAAGGTGGATCAGGTGTAGAGCAATTAAGAAAAGATATAGAAAAAATGACTGGCAAAAAAGTATCATTGAACGTTGAAGAAATAAAAATACCTGAAGTTAATGCACAATTAGTTGCAGAAAATATTGCTTCTCAATTAGAGAGAAGAGTATCTTTCAGAAGAGCAATGAAACAATCAATTCAGAGATCTATGAGAGCTGGAGCTAAAGGTATTAAAACATCTGTATCCGGAAGACTTGGTGGAGCAGATATGGCAAGAACAGAAGGATATAGTGAAGGAAATATTCCATTACAAACATTAAGAGCTGATATAGGATATGGTTTCACTGAAGCAAATACAACATATGGGAAAATCGGTGTAAAAGTATGGATATATAAAGGTGAAGTTCTACCAACAAAAGGAGAACAAACTGGTAAAAAAGTAAAAAAGTAA